The genomic stretch GACACCATTCTCAACCAGAAGGGCGAGGATGTGATCTGCGTCTACGTCGCCATCGGCCAGAAGTCGGCCTCGGTGGCCAACGTGGTCGAAGTGCTGCGTGAGCGCGGCGCCCTTGATTACACCGTGGTGGTCGCCGCCAGTGCCTCTGAGCCTGCGGCCCTCCAGTACCTGGCCCCCTATACCGGTGCCGCCATCGCCGAGTCCTTCATGTACGAGGGCAAGGCCACCCTGGTGGTTTACGACGACCTGACCAAGCAGGCGCAGGCCTATCGCCAGATGTCGCTGCTGCTGCGTCGTCCCCCCGGCCGTGAGGCCTATCCCGGCGACGTCTTCTACTGCCACAGCCGTCTGCTCGAGCGGGCCGCCAAGCTCTCCGACGCCATGGGCAAGGGCAGCATGACCGCCCTGCCGATCATCGAGACCCAGGCCGGTGACGTGTCGGCCTACATCCCCACCAACGTGATCTCGATCACCGATGGCCAGGTGTTCCTGAGCTCCGACCTGTTCAACTCCGGTCTGCGTCCTGCCATCAACGTGGGCATCTCGGTGAGCCGGGTGGGTGGCGCCGCCCAGACCAAGGCGATCAAGAAAATCGCCGGCACGCTCAAGCTCGAGCTGGCTCAGTTCGATGAACTGGCCGCTTTCTCCCAGTTCGCCTCCGATCTTGATGCCGCCACCCAGGCACAGCTCGGACGGGGCAAGCGCTTGCGCGAATTGCTCAAGCAGCCTCAGTTCAGCCCTCTTCTCCTGGCCGAACAGGTGGCTGTGGTGTATGCCGGCGTCAAGGGCCTGATCGATGACGTGCCTGTGGATCAGGTGGTCCAGTTCTGCCGTGAACTGCGCGAGTACCTCAAGACCAACAAGCCCGAGTTCATCACCAAGGTGCAGACCGAGAAGCAGCTCAGCAGTGAGGCTGAGTCGATGCTCAAGGACGCCATCACCGACGTCAAGTCCACCCTTCTGGCCGCAGCCTGAGGTCCCCCTACCATGGCCAACCTCAAGGAAATCCGCGACCGGATCAGTTCGGTCAAGAACACACGCAAGATCACCGAGGCCATGCGGCTGGTGGCCGCCGCCAAGGTACGCCGTGCCCAGGAACAGGTGCTGCGCTCTAGGCCCTTCGCTGATCGGCTGGCCCGGGTTCTCGAGAATCTTCAATCACGCATGCGCTTTGAAGATGTCGCCAACACGCCCCTGCTCCAACAGGAGCGCCCCGTCAGCCATATCACCCTGATGGTGGTCAGCGCCGACCGGGGTCTCTGTGGTGGCTACAACGCCAACATCATCAAGCGCACGGAGCAGCGCTTCGGGGAGCTGAAGGCGCAGGGCTTCGAGATTTCTCTCGTCCTGATCGGCCGCAAGGCCACCACCTACTTCCAGAACCGCTCCTATCCGATCACGGCCACGTTCACAGGCCTCGATCAGGTCCCGAACGCCGAGGAAGCCCGTGCCATCGGCGATCAGATCCTCGCTGAATTCCTCTCAGGATCCACCGACCGTGTGGAGATGGTGTACACCAAATTCGTCAACCTGGTAAGCAGTTCTCCGATCTCCCAGACGCTGCTGCCTCTCGACCCTCAGGGCATCGCCAGTCCTGATGATGAGATCTTCCGTCTCACCACCCGTGAAGGACAGCTGGCAGTGGAGCGCGGCACCGCTCCGAACCAGGAGCCTGTACTCCAGTCTGATTTCGTTTTCGAGCAGAGTCCGGATCAGTTGCTCAACGCTCTGCTGCCGCTCTATCTGGAGAACCAGCTGCTGCGCTCCCTCCAGGAGGCAGCGGCCAGTGAGCTGGCCAGCCGGATGACGGCCATGAACAACGCCAGCGACAACGCCAAGGCCCTCGCCAAGAGCCTCACCCTCGACTACAACAAGGCCCGCCAGGCGGCCATCACTCAGGAGATCCTGGAAGTGGTCGGTGGTTCCACAGCCATGGCCTGAGACGG from Synechococcus sp. CBW1107 encodes the following:
- the atpA gene encoding F0F1 ATP synthase subunit alpha — translated: MVSIRPDEISAILKQQIEDYDKSVSVSNVGTVLSVGDGIARIYGLQQVMSGELVQFDDGSEGIALNLEDDNVGVVLLTDGIGIQEGSTVKATGRIAEVPVGEAMLGRVINPLGVPIDGKGEIATTSTRLIESMAPGIIQRKSVHEPMQTGITAIDAMIPIGRGQRELIIGDRQTGKTAIAIDTILNQKGEDVICVYVAIGQKSASVANVVEVLRERGALDYTVVVAASASEPAALQYLAPYTGAAIAESFMYEGKATLVVYDDLTKQAQAYRQMSLLLRRPPGREAYPGDVFYCHSRLLERAAKLSDAMGKGSMTALPIIETQAGDVSAYIPTNVISITDGQVFLSSDLFNSGLRPAINVGISVSRVGGAAQTKAIKKIAGTLKLELAQFDELAAFSQFASDLDAATQAQLGRGKRLRELLKQPQFSPLLLAEQVAVVYAGVKGLIDDVPVDQVVQFCRELREYLKTNKPEFITKVQTEKQLSSEAESMLKDAITDVKSTLLAAA
- a CDS encoding F0F1 ATP synthase subunit gamma, whose translation is MANLKEIRDRISSVKNTRKITEAMRLVAAAKVRRAQEQVLRSRPFADRLARVLENLQSRMRFEDVANTPLLQQERPVSHITLMVVSADRGLCGGYNANIIKRTEQRFGELKAQGFEISLVLIGRKATTYFQNRSYPITATFTGLDQVPNAEEARAIGDQILAEFLSGSTDRVEMVYTKFVNLVSSSPISQTLLPLDPQGIASPDDEIFRLTTREGQLAVERGTAPNQEPVLQSDFVFEQSPDQLLNALLPLYLENQLLRSLQEAAASELASRMTAMNNASDNAKALAKSLTLDYNKARQAAITQEILEVVGGSTAMA